One part of the Oceanidesulfovibrio indonesiensis genome encodes these proteins:
- a CDS encoding DUF4372 domain-containing protein — MELVSKQLTQKENLDVAHHNTILSQLLSLIPRHDFERLERKHSSGRQPRIFTRWSQFVCLAFI, encoded by the coding sequence ATGGAATTGGTGTCTAAGCAACTCACACAAAAGGAGAATTTGGACGTGGCACACCATAACACAATCCTTTCTCAACTGCTATCCTTGATCCCCAGACATGATTTTGAGCGCCTTGAACGCAAGCACTCCAGCGGACGCCAACCACGCATTTTCACCCGGTGGAGCCAGTTTGTATGCCTGGCCTTCATCCA